From Methanosarcinales archaeon, one genomic window encodes:
- a CDS encoding nucleotidyltransferase domain-containing protein: MKSPNHFKVRLRDFIVTKDGLIFSCVDYHHPEGVRGVLRYVPDENGQRTNGTQNFTKYDFDDAFQYMRTHKSNWVTDVHIIPWDQIRQVLTPPERLAEIFLSDPRIEEITETLLKGGIPLDKMGITGSFLPGVQNSGSDIDFVVYGPDWFKARDIITQAKEDPKSNIHHLDEDMWMRIYHKRIPDIGFDEFKLHEIRKGNRGMVGDTYFDLLFVRDWDQINEPVGRGKDIGSKTIQGLVTDAQLAFDSPSIYKLAHPEIEYVLSFTHTYAGQILEGETLEARGIVEELAEYKRLVVGTSREPKGEWIRSLTLLESSRRR; this comes from the coding sequence ATGAAAAGTCCTAATCATTTCAAAGTACGGCTTCGTGATTTCATTGTCACAAAAGATGGGTTGATATTCTCTTGTGTTGATTACCATCATCCTGAAGGAGTAAGGGGTGTGTTGCGATACGTTCCTGATGAGAATGGGCAGAGAACGAACGGCACACAAAATTTCACAAAATATGATTTTGATGACGCTTTCCAGTATATGCGAACCCACAAATCCAATTGGGTAACAGATGTTCACATTATCCCATGGGATCAGATCAGGCAGGTATTGACCCCTCCCGAAAGGCTTGCCGAGATTTTCCTGAGCGACCCGCGTATTGAAGAGATAACTGAAACCTTGCTAAAAGGCGGTATTCCCCTTGATAAAATGGGGATTACGGGTTCATTTCTACCAGGTGTTCAAAACAGCGGTTCTGATATTGACTTTGTAGTATATGGTCCTGATTGGTTCAAAGCCAGGGATATTATTACTCAGGCAAAAGAGGATCCTAAAAGCAATATCCATCACCTGGATGAAGATATGTGGATGCGAATTTATCACAAACGAATACCTGATATCGGGTTTGATGAGTTTAAACTCCATGAGATAAGGAAAGGGAATCGAGGGATGGTTGGGGATACATATTTTGACCTGCTATTTGTGAGGGATTGGGATCAGATCAATGAACCTGTAGGTCGTGGGAAAGATATCGGCAGCAAAACAATTCAGGGATTAGTAACTGATGCTCAACTGGCATTTGACAGCCCTTCCATCTACAAGTTGGCCCATCCCGAGATCGAATATGTACTTTCATTCACCCATACATATGCAGGGCAGATCCTGGAAGGAGAGACATTGGAAGCCAGAGGTATAGTGGAAGAACTGGCTGAATATAAGCGTTTGGTTGTGGGTACTAGCCGTGAGCCGAAAGGGGAATGGATACGTTCTTTGACTCTTCTTGAATCTTCCAGACGCCGTTAA